In Sphaeramia orbicularis unplaced genomic scaffold, fSphaOr1.1, whole genome shotgun sequence, the DNA window TGATGCATGTTTGGATTATTTCTTAACTACATTTTATGTAACAATGTAACTGCTTTCAAAACATGCAATACAtaaaattacaactaaatacatgacttggaaccttttcaaaattattttaatgaagaCATTAACTTGTGAATTTATGAGCCCCTGTAAATCCTGTATGACTGTATGAAGTGAAATGGGACGCTGTATAGTAGTCTGATATGAATGATGGACAAGGGAGTGAACAGGTGCATAGATCTGTATTTCACAAAGATGCAATTTACATAACTTTAAAACACTGAATAACAGTCTGATATTAGATAATAGTGGACATATTGATTTACAGTTGTATATGTGTTTATTTCACAGAGATGCAACTTACATAACGTTAAAACGCTGTCATCACTCTCTAAAActtgtgtggaaaaaaattagAATGTTGTCCTTGGCGTACCCTGACAGTGTTTCTGCAAGGACGTTTTTCTCATGGGGCACTCATGTGTAGTGTTGTTTTACAAAGTCACATCTTACCATGCAGTAAAATAAATGCTGTTTCTTACCTCTTCTTCTCTGCTGCAGCCCAGTGAGTGTCAGAGGTGTAACTGCGCTGCACTGGTCTGGGAGGGGCAGGGGGGGCAGGGGAGGGGCCAGGTGCTGGGGCAGTGTGcagcacacagacacaggaatggagcgACAGAATCTCCTTGCAGCGAAAAACTTAAATTAATATATCGGTTACAAATCGaccaatgttgattaatcggtgatcaGCTCTCAGTGGCATAGTGTAAATTTGTTGCTAAATGTTCTGGTAGTTCAACTTAAATGTGTGATCTCTCATGTACATGTTGTGCACGAGTCACATCACAGATTTTTATAGCAAAGATGGTGACAGGAGTAACTCCAGTTATCTCGGTTTTGTTTTTCAAGTTTTAGCATCACATGCTGATTTAGTGTTGAAATAATGTACAGAGTACAACGTTTGGTGTGTGTTCAGTTTGCAGACAACAAACCACAGAaggaattcaattcaattcaattttatttgtatagcccaatatcacaacaagattCTCAAAGGGTTATATTGAGTTGGAGTCTTTCAAACAGGGACTCCTCAGCTGTCACTGTCTGTCAGATCTTGTAGTTTGTGACTAAAAACTCAGTGAGTGATGACACATTGCCTTTAGATGTGAGAGGGGATGTGTGTGTCAGGTATTATTCTACATAACGGTGCTCTGGAACTGGATTATGTCAGTGGATTCAGAATGAGGTGGTGAGGAATGCTCAGCCCATGGACCACTACTCATCCTTTGTCAGGGGACATAATACATCTTTTCTGCGAAGTCCCACTGCAAGAAATCTGAGTGCACAGCAGCTCCTGTGCACCATGTTAGCGGTTGTCAGCTGGCAGGGACACAGTTACTTCTGTAGAAATGTACACAGAGAAGAGCTGCTGTGGAAGGAATGCATCCAGATTAAAGAGAGGATTTTTGTCACTGTATTTTTTATCCTGTAAACATCTGTGAGCCTACACTGTGTGGGGAAACATGACAACCCTCCACTCTGTGTCACTTTGTTTCCTAGGCATCTTCTACAAAAAAGAAGAGTCACAGACGCACCTCGGCAGCGTTGGACACCAGTTGTGTGGTCCGAGGCTCCAGCACGGACAGACTTTCCAGCATCAGCTGTGAGTGCCACCAGTCTGCCGGCAGGAGGTGCTCAGGTTCTCCAGAGCCGGAGAACCTGGAGGGGAAGGAGAATGAGCGGAGGATGGGGCTGGACCTAGACAGCTGCAGAGTGTACAGCTACAAATACGTCACAGACCTCATGGACTACGAAGACAACAGCAAGAACCTATTCCCAGATGACGACAGTAACCAGATTCTGCCTGTGGAACACTTCTTTGGGAACTTGGATGCTTTACAGGTGAcgggggttgttttttttctgctccactgctagtagggatgcaccgataccacttttttccagaccaagtaagagtacttccatttgagtacttgccgataccgagtactgatactagtccttaactctttcagtgccatgggccgattaaatcggctttacgaatacaacctttaaagtgccgcgggccgatcagatcggctttggagaacacgccggatgttaccgagcggtttcctgcaggattcttcaaatattgtaaaaacgacgcaaaatactgaaaaattctgtggcacttttaaggcttattagccccttaactgtctggcactgaaagagttaataatcccattccagttgttggttccttttgtaaatgtgctttattgttgttgtcacagACAGCAtcgcgggtcaaatctcagcgtcggggggggggccccccagggacagcatcaggggccccgacgttcaatgacgctagcgagaaccctgggattacttttacaagtacgagaacgctgagtatcagagccgatacctgatactggtatcggatcggtgcatccctaactacTAGTTTTGAATTCATCTTCATCTTTTATTCTAAATGACACCTTTTTGTCAAATAATTTTGCTTGGTGTTAAAACATGCGGGCTGACTTTTTTCCTCCAGGATTTCCCTCAGAGATCAGCAGCAGCGTCGACCCGTGTGCAGAAAGGCCACAGGAGGAGACATTACTACGCACCAGAGGACAGCGACCAGGACGAGGGGGAGCACAGCAGCATGCAGCAGGAGTCCAGAGGGGGGGGGCCCAGAGGAGGGGAGTCCAGAGGGGGGGGGCCCAGAGGAGGGGAGTCCAGAGGGGGGGGGCCCAGAGGGGAGGCCTGCTGAAGAGCAGCTGCACCAGGACTGTGGACGGATCCTGCTGGTACACTCACACTGATGGTGTTCAGAGTTGGACAGATGACATCCTCCACTTTCAAATGTACATACTGTTAACAAACTGCACACCAGTGCACTGACTGATGGCAATCACCACCACGTCCATCTGTtttacaatgtgtgtgtgtgtgtttgagaatcACCAGGTGCTTACACATGCAATTTGCAGCCTGTAAACTCTGACGAAAACCGTCCAAATGCCCAAAAAAAACTCATTCCTCACCCAAAACATGTGGTCTGAGCTGTAACATTTAGGGTTGGGCAGtatgaacaaaaactaaatgtTTTGAAAGTGTTCCTCCTGACTGAGCGTTCCAGTCCAGTTTGTCCTGTGCTGACATCACATCCACACAAACATGGATCAGGTCTTTGCCAAACGTATTGCCTAGCCCTACTGCCACTGTCTGTACATGCACAACATATTCCAGGTTTGTTCTGAAAGGGAACATTCCGAGTATGCTTGGCTACTGAAAATATGTATTCCACCAAAATTCCTGTTGATATTCATCCAATAACAGAGTCATTAGAACTAGAGAAAGCCCAGGTCATATGGATATTCTGCATCTACTGAATAAACGTCCAAAGAACTGGTATAAAACTGAACATTTGATATATGGAGTATCCTGTGTACATGACCGGCATCACACTGACAATCCTGTCAAATTTGGAACAATAGTGGAATATGAATGCGCATGTGAATGTAGTGTTGAATTCCGAAATGGGATGAGTCTGTCCACTTGAGGGGAACGTGTAGTTGAGCTTGTTTTCTTATTTATTGACTTTCTGAGGCTGTGTTCACAGCACTTGAATTTAATGCTGTAAATTCTCTGCAAATGTCCATATTTGTACAAAACTAAATAGAATGATGCAGTTTGAGAAAAACAAAGTTGAATACAAAGACGTCACTTTAAAATAGTTATTTTTCTGCTAAAAAGCTTTACATGTCAGAGCAGTGGAAATGCCACGTCATGTTCAGATGGAATAAACGGGGTGAAGAGCAGACTGACCAAAGAGCAGCTCCGAAGCAGGACTTTCAGATCCAGTTCTACGAGGATTTAATGTCAGCAGGAGGGTTAGGGTGAGAGGCTGAAAGTGTTAACATGAGGAAGACTTTTCCATCAGTGATGATCATCACCATCAGTGGGTCTGAAGCTTAAAGGGTGAGTTTCATCCTCAGTCAAAGTTGATGTGAAACTTCTTTATGGCAGTGCAtaaaacattcatacatacagaGAACTAGAGGCAAAAACACAGTTACAGAAGTACAGCACGTCATTTTATGTGTGAAATTTGATAGAAAATATGAAAGTACAAAAGGCAGCATCAAAAACTATTCACTCTGACACGTCTTGGAATATTGAGCTTTTTTCTCAAAGACAGTTACAGCTTTTGTTGTAATTTCTATCTtgtaatattgcttttttttttttttttacccccagtGGTACAACTCTTATTTTCAAAAAGACAGTTTTTTTCCACAGTGCAGTCCTCCGACTCCTTTGAACATTCATAACATGATAAAAATAGTCTGTTTCATAAACTGTCGAACTGGTCTTGACTGTTTTCTATCTAAACACTGAATCATTTAGTGTTGTAGCTCAACACAAAATGACTTCAGATGTTTATGGTGATGATTGTCATTCTCTTCATCCTGCACTCAGCAGGTGTCATTCATTTAACAGCACATCTGTGGCAGCTGGAAAAAAGTATCAGTACACACTTAAGACATTTACCAAAATTCTGTTCAAGATTGTAcaactttaaaagaaaaaaaaaaaaaaaaaagagtaaaaacactGATTTTGCAACGTACTAAGTGAACTGTGGAAAACCTAACTGATACTTAGAGAATCCAAGCCTGAGGTTCACAGTCATTTGCACAACCATTGTTAAATTTTGTATTTTCTGATCCAATCAgatgttttctatatttttactGCCTTTGAGCTCATGCCTTATTTATACAAGCGCTTCATACTCTGCTATGCAATTGTTGGACTGAGTAAATGTTTCATTGTATTCAGACAATGCATCAATGTCATGACAATGTCATTACTGTGCCAACATGGGAACAAATAAATGGCTTTCGTGATTTTGACTCTGGACTTGTGTCGGCTCGGTAGTTTGGCTCCAGATCCCCTTCACTCAGCCGAGCGGTGTCGTGTCACCTCATCGAACGGATTCAAAGCCTCAGTTCAAGCGCCTCCTCTTCCCTCCGGCCTTCTGCTTCGTGTTCCCTTTGTAGATCTTCTGGTCGTCACACAGCAGGTTGTGGGCTCCCTTCTTGTGACACACGATCTGGACCAGTTTCAGGTTGTCCCTGGTGAACAGCATGCGGTAGAAGTAGTCCAGGTTCAGGTCGCTGCTCGGGTGGTTTTGCAGCGCTCCCAGCAGTGCCGG includes these proteins:
- the cunh1orf174 gene encoding UPF0688 protein C1orf174 homolog; protein product: MLRMPGQLDNLKSRKRKSNSRKASSTKKKSHRRTSAALDTSCVVRGSSTDRLSSISCECHQSAGRRCSGSPEPENLEGKENERRMGLDLDSCRVYSYKYVTDLMDYEDNSKNLFPDDDSNQILPVEHFFGNLDALQDFPQRSAAASTRVQKGHRRRHYYAPEDSDQDEGEHSSMQQESRGGGPAEEQLHQDCGRILLVHSH